A region from the Paraurantiacibacter namhicola genome encodes:
- a CDS encoding DUF305 domain-containing protein: MHKSVFLMATMLATTAPVAAQEVPIILPGAPGEAPRVVSSEEAIALADTRYSPADVAFMQGMIVHHQQALDMAQLAKGRTSNDAVLKIADRIEATQADEMKFMRGWLEARNIEVMPMGMGHAHHDHMMKGMATPEQMAQLAASSGTEFDRLFLQLMTAHHLGAVDMVEELHKQPGSAYDPVMYEFTNEVLGDQKSEIDRMNAIAATLSQDPRATLGAGFRDADEAILHMRKVAVMPKPAGFFDPANPAQLRPLVEKDEEEAETETSMSEAEEDAEADKPQFGKRGSLLSFSFTDMAFAGDVMVVGSYHGFNAYRLGADGVPQLVSSVVCPGGQGDVSIAGDLLVMSVESSQGRKDCGLQGVTDKVSEERFRGLRIFDISDLTRPRQVGQVQTCRGSHTHSIVRADAERLVVYNSGSSYVRDEEELAGCIETAGDGTALFSIDVIEIPVSDPASARVVEKPRVFATDGEIAGLWRGGDHGRDTQRTSVTNHCHDITVFPAKNIAAGACSGNGIVLDISDPLRPKRIDDVTDKGFAYWHSATFNNDGTKVLFTDEWGGGGRPRCQAGDPQNWGADAFYAFVDGKLEYRGMYKLPAPQSDKENCVAHNGSIVPVPGRDIFVQAWYQGGISVIDFTDATNPVEIAYFDRGPVDKDQLVTGGYWSAYWYKGRIYATEISRGLDVFALEPSEFLTAEEIAAAENAEYAGDVFNPQTQTQVTWPEEYIEAAERSRAGG; the protein is encoded by the coding sequence ATGCACAAGTCTGTTTTCCTCATGGCCACCATGCTGGCCACCACCGCCCCTGTCGCCGCGCAGGAGGTGCCGATCATCCTGCCGGGCGCGCCGGGTGAAGCCCCGCGTGTCGTTTCCAGCGAGGAAGCCATCGCGCTGGCGGACACGCGCTATTCCCCCGCCGATGTGGCCTTCATGCAGGGCATGATCGTGCACCACCAGCAGGCGCTGGACATGGCGCAGCTGGCGAAGGGGCGCACCAGTAACGATGCCGTGCTGAAGATCGCCGACAGGATCGAGGCGACGCAGGCCGACGAGATGAAATTCATGCGCGGCTGGCTCGAAGCGCGCAATATCGAGGTGATGCCCATGGGCATGGGCCATGCGCACCATGACCACATGATGAAAGGCATGGCCACGCCCGAGCAGATGGCGCAGCTCGCAGCCTCCAGCGGGACGGAATTCGACCGGCTTTTCCTGCAGCTGATGACCGCGCACCACCTGGGCGCGGTCGACATGGTAGAGGAGCTGCACAAGCAGCCCGGCAGTGCTTACGACCCGGTGATGTACGAATTCACCAATGAGGTGCTGGGCGACCAGAAGTCCGAGATCGACCGGATGAACGCCATCGCGGCCACCCTGTCGCAGGATCCGCGCGCGACGCTGGGCGCAGGCTTCCGCGATGCGGACGAGGCGATCCTGCACATGCGCAAGGTGGCAGTGATGCCAAAGCCCGCCGGCTTCTTCGATCCGGCGAACCCCGCGCAGCTTCGCCCCCTGGTCGAGAAGGACGAGGAGGAAGCCGAAACCGAAACATCGATGTCCGAAGCGGAAGAAGATGCGGAGGCCGACAAGCCGCAATTCGGCAAGCGCGGATCGCTGCTCAGCTTCAGCTTCACCGATATGGCGTTTGCCGGCGATGTGATGGTTGTCGGCAGCTATCACGGCTTCAACGCCTATCGCCTCGGCGCGGACGGCGTGCCGCAGCTGGTCAGCTCCGTCGTCTGCCCCGGCGGGCAGGGCGATGTCTCGATCGCGGGCGACCTCCTGGTGATGAGCGTGGAATCCAGCCAGGGCCGCAAGGACTGCGGGCTGCAGGGCGTGACCGACAAGGTAAGCGAGGAGCGTTTCCGCGGTCTGCGCATCTTCGATATCTCCGACCTCACCCGCCCCCGCCAGGTGGGCCAGGTGCAGACCTGCCGGGGTAGCCACACCCATTCCATCGTGCGCGCAGATGCCGAGCGGCTGGTGGTCTACAACTCCGGCTCCTCCTACGTACGTGACGAAGAGGAGCTGGCAGGATGCATCGAGACGGCCGGTGACGGGACGGCGCTGTTCAGTATCGACGTCATCGAGATACCCGTATCCGACCCCGCTTCCGCACGGGTGGTGGAAAAGCCGCGCGTGTTTGCAACCGATGGCGAGATTGCCGGCCTCTGGCGCGGCGGCGACCATGGCCGCGATACGCAGCGCACCAGCGTCACCAACCACTGCCACGATATCACCGTATTCCCGGCAAAGAATATCGCGGCGGGCGCCTGTTCCGGCAACGGCATCGTGCTCGATATCTCCGACCCGCTGCGCCCGAAGCGCATCGACGATGTGACGGACAAGGGCTTCGCCTACTGGCACTCCGCCACTTTCAACAATGATGGCACGAAGGTGCTGTTCACGGATGAATGGGGCGGCGGCGGGCGGCCGCGCTGCCAGGCCGGCGACCCCCAGAACTGGGGCGCGGATGCCTTCTACGCCTTCGTGGACGGGAAGCTGGAATATCGCGGGATGTACAAATTGCCCGCACCGCAGAGCGACAAGGAAAACTGCGTCGCGCATAATGGCTCGATCGTCCCGGTGCCGGGGCGCGATATCTTCGTGCAGGCCTGGTACCAGGGTGGGATCAGCGTGATCGACTTCACCGACGCGACCAACCCGGTGGAGATCGCCTATTTCGACCGCGGCCCGGTGGACAAGGACCAGCTGGTTACCGGCGGTTATTGGTCCGCATATTGGTACAAGGGCCGGATCTACGCGACCGAGATCAGCCGCGGGCTGGACGTGTTCGCGCTGGAGCCGAGCGAGTTCCTGACTGCCGAAGAGATCGCCGCGGCCGAGAATGCCGAATATGCCGGGGACGTCTTCAATCCGCAGACGCAGACGCAGGTCACCTGGCCTGAGGAATATATCGAAGCCGCCGAGCGCAGCCGCGCGGGCGGATAA
- a CDS encoding gamma carbonic anhydrase family protein, with the protein MNHIPQSEWAERFPGATIIPFEGKHPQIDESAFVAPGARIIGDVTLGPQSSVWYNCVLRGDIHRIEVGARSNVQDGSVFHVEGPRPDTDGCPTIIGEDCVIGHMAVVHGCTVEDKGFVGMGAVAMDDCRIGAGGMLGAGALLSPGKHIPAGEIWIGRPAKPFKQRSETEIEKVRFQTERYMRLAQRHMAELRR; encoded by the coding sequence GTGAACCACATCCCGCAATCCGAATGGGCCGAGCGCTTTCCGGGTGCGACCATCATCCCGTTCGAGGGCAAGCATCCGCAGATCGACGAAAGCGCGTTCGTTGCGCCCGGGGCGCGGATCATCGGGGACGTGACGCTCGGCCCGCAATCCAGCGTCTGGTACAATTGCGTGCTGCGCGGGGACATCCACCGGATCGAGGTGGGCGCGCGCTCCAACGTCCAGGATGGCAGCGTCTTCCATGTCGAGGGGCCGCGGCCCGACACGGATGGCTGCCCCACCATCATCGGCGAGGATTGCGTGATCGGTCACATGGCCGTGGTCCACGGCTGCACGGTGGAGGACAAGGGCTTCGTGGGCATGGGTGCCGTTGCGATGGACGATTGCCGCATCGGCGCGGGCGGCATGCTGGGGGCGGGCGCGCTGCTCAGCCCCGGCAAGCATATCCCGGCAGGCGAGATATGGATCGGCCGCCCGGCCAAGCCCTTCAAGCAGCGCAGCGAAACGGAGATCGAAAAGGTCCGCTTCCAGACCGAACGCTACATGCGCCTCGCGCAGCGCCACATGGCGGAGCTGCGCCGTTAG
- a CDS encoding spermidine synthase, whose amino-acid sequence MTDAVTAGEAPNSAGSQPRRWLFVLAILTGSFLLFLVQPMVARMALPKLGGAPNVWNSAMLVYQALLLGGYAYAHFIGRLSLAKQGYVHLAVLALAALTLPLHLAEIAPAAPGWEALWVPWLFLLSVGPVFFAVSAQAPLVQRWFAAHPQAGNPYPLYAASNLGSFGGLIAYPLLAEPLLPLAQQGRLWAFGYLVLLGLVAALVWARRGVAAAAPAVRATEEAAPQERTGWRRIMLWLALSAVPSGLMLSTTTYLTTDIMAMPLLWVIPLGLYLLSFSIAFAEGRGLARLFVLAAPVVLLAGAAMAIYGSGRPGLSAAIASVVLLFVVATALHARLYESRPEPAQLTRFYLVMSLGGALGGLFTALIAPVTFDWTWEHPILMVAAAALLPLGAYRGFADRFVLPAFFVRWTLLLALIAALFAGLAFLKIGEEMGRPGWAIAIALLGLFAFALFVAIRRWSFVAGTATVLAALGGIMQFQVSASGDRSRSYFGVYSVIRQDDGTRQLMHGTTTHGIQLAGEDGQRSLAPSTYYGPTSGAGMALASVPELFGRDAHIGVLGLGVGTLACFRQPGQRWTLFEIDPAVVRYSRDGTFTYVEKCTPDADVRVGDARLEMAETPADSYDLLVLDAFSSDSIPLHLLTNEAMGHYRRALGERGILVVNITNRFLQLKPVLSALAKEQGMVALVRDDVPDWEAGLYSSTWVVMTADPAVLAHLADKGEWEELPVPDRAAWTDDYASILPHLIWENFL is encoded by the coding sequence ATGACTGACGCCGTGACGGCTGGCGAAGCGCCAAATAGCGCCGGATCTCAGCCGCGCCGCTGGCTGTTCGTGCTGGCCATCCTGACGGGCAGTTTCCTGCTGTTCCTGGTGCAGCCCATGGTCGCGCGCATGGCCCTGCCGAAACTGGGCGGCGCGCCGAATGTCTGGAACAGCGCCATGCTGGTTTACCAGGCGCTGCTGCTGGGCGGGTATGCCTATGCGCATTTCATCGGGCGGTTGTCCCTGGCGAAGCAGGGCTATGTCCACCTCGCCGTGCTCGCGCTCGCTGCGCTGACCCTGCCGCTGCACCTGGCCGAAATCGCGCCCGCCGCGCCGGGGTGGGAGGCGCTGTGGGTGCCATGGCTCTTCCTGCTGAGCGTAGGGCCGGTGTTTTTCGCCGTCAGTGCGCAGGCGCCGCTGGTGCAGCGCTGGTTTGCCGCGCATCCGCAGGCGGGCAATCCCTATCCGCTTTACGCCGCGTCCAACCTTGGCAGCTTCGGCGGGCTGATCGCCTATCCCTTGCTGGCCGAGCCACTGCTGCCGCTGGCGCAGCAGGGGCGGCTTTGGGCGTTTGGCTACCTTGTCCTGCTGGGCCTTGTCGCGGCGCTCGTCTGGGCGCGGCGCGGAGTGGCAGCGGCCGCTCCGGCGGTTCGGGCCACCGAAGAGGCAGCACCGCAGGAGCGGACCGGCTGGCGGCGCATCATGCTGTGGCTGGCGCTGTCTGCCGTGCCCAGCGGGCTGATGCTGTCCACCACCACCTATCTCACCACCGATATCATGGCGATGCCGCTGCTGTGGGTGATTCCGCTGGGCCTTTACCTCCTCAGCTTCAGCATCGCCTTTGCCGAAGGGCGCGGGCTTGCCCGGCTATTCGTGCTGGCCGCGCCGGTTGTTCTGCTGGCCGGGGCCGCGATGGCAATCTACGGCTCGGGCCGCCCGGGCCTGAGCGCGGCGATCGCCAGCGTGGTGCTGCTGTTCGTGGTGGCCACGGCGCTGCATGCGCGCCTGTACGAGAGCCGTCCGGAGCCTGCACAGCTGACGCGCTTCTATCTCGTCATGTCGCTGGGCGGCGCGCTGGGCGGCCTGTTCACGGCGCTGATTGCGCCGGTCACCTTCGACTGGACGTGGGAACACCCCATCCTGATGGTGGCGGCCGCCGCCCTGCTGCCGCTCGGCGCTTATCGCGGCTTTGCGGACCGGTTCGTGCTTCCGGCCTTCTTCGTGCGCTGGACGCTGCTCCTCGCGCTGATCGCCGCGCTGTTTGCGGGGCTCGCCTTCCTGAAGATCGGGGAGGAGATGGGCCGTCCGGGCTGGGCAATCGCCATCGCGCTGCTGGGCCTGTTCGCCTTCGCGCTGTTCGTGGCCATCCGGCGTTGGTCCTTCGTGGCCGGGACCGCCACCGTGCTCGCCGCGCTGGGCGGCATCATGCAGTTCCAGGTCAGCGCATCGGGCGATCGCAGCCGCAGCTACTTCGGGGTCTATTCCGTGATCCGGCAGGACGATGGCACGCGCCAGCTGATGCACGGGACCACGACCCACGGTATCCAGCTGGCAGGAGAGGATGGCCAGCGATCGCTTGCGCCGTCGACTTATTACGGCCCGACATCGGGGGCCGGGATGGCTTTGGCCAGCGTGCCGGAGCTGTTTGGTAGGGATGCGCACATCGGCGTGCTGGGCCTCGGCGTGGGGACGCTCGCCTGCTTCCGCCAGCCGGGCCAGCGGTGGACGCTGTTCGAGATCGATCCGGCCGTGGTGCGCTATTCGCGCGACGGGACCTTCACCTATGTCGAGAAATGCACGCCCGATGCCGATGTCCGCGTCGGCGATGCGCGGCTGGAAATGGCCGAAACGCCCGCCGACAGTTACGACCTGCTGGTGCTCGACGCATTTTCCAGCGATTCCATCCCGCTGCACCTGCTGACGAATGAGGCGATGGGCCATTACCGCCGCGCGCTGGGCGAGCGGGGCATATTGGTGGTCAATATCACCAACCGCTTCCTGCAGCTGAAGCCGGTGCTCTCGGCGCTGGCGAAGGAGCAGGGCATGGTCGCCCTGGTGCGCGACGATGTGCCGGACTGGGAAGCGGGCCTCTATTCCTCCACATGGGTGGTGATGACGGCGGATCCGGCAGTGCTGGCCCACCTTGCGGACAAGGGCGAGTGGGAAGAATTGCCCGTGCCGGACCGCGCGGCATGGACGGACGATTACGCCTCCATCCTGCCGCACCTGATCTGGGAGAATTTCCTGTGA
- a CDS encoding GNAT family N-acetyltransferase, with protein sequence MREFRLPTDRLVLRDWRGDADWKAFFRHTNTEAVMQWLGGVLDGDGMAMQRARVEACEAGHGHCFWLVERLADGGHLAGEVLGFCGLKRADAPGSSITGEMEIGWRFRSDAWGKGYAREAAEAAMDAGFTRFGAEQIHAITVIDNAASWRLMERLGMQRREDLDYQDMRYDPPWRDNIIWTMKRADWEALDSNATSGRGYD encoded by the coding sequence ATGCGTGAATTTCGCCTGCCGACCGATCGGCTGGTGCTGCGCGACTGGCGCGGCGATGCCGACTGGAAGGCCTTCTTCCGCCACACCAATACCGAAGCTGTGATGCAATGGCTGGGCGGGGTGCTGGACGGCGATGGCATGGCGATGCAGCGCGCACGGGTGGAAGCCTGCGAGGCTGGTCACGGCCATTGCTTCTGGCTGGTCGAGCGACTGGCGGATGGCGGACATCTGGCGGGAGAGGTGCTGGGCTTCTGCGGCCTGAAACGCGCCGATGCGCCGGGCAGCAGCATTACCGGCGAGATGGAGATCGGCTGGCGCTTCCGCAGCGATGCCTGGGGCAAGGGCTATGCACGCGAGGCGGCGGAGGCAGCGATGGATGCGGGCTTCACCCGCTTCGGTGCGGAGCAGATCCACGCCATCACCGTGATCGACAATGCGGCCAGCTGGCGGCTGATGGAGCGGCTCGGCATGCAGCGCCGCGAGGATCTCGATTATCAGGACATGCGCTACGATCCGCCCTGGCGCGACAATATCATCTGGACGATGAAGCGCGCGGATTGGGAGGCGCTAGACAGCAATGCGACAAGTGGACGGGGCTATGACTGA
- the hemB gene encoding porphobilinogen synthase, which produces MTGAFPNTRLRRTRAHGWSRTMFRETRLAAADLIWPIFVTEGSGVTDPVASLPGVSRRSVDGIVEQAREAVSLGIPCIALFPYTQADRRSDDGAEALNPDNLMCRAIRAVKDAVGSDLGVLADVALDPYTSHGQDGLLDASGYVANDDTVAVLVDQAIVQAEAGADIVAPSDMMDGRVRAIRMALEMGGHHNVQIMAYAAKYASAFYGPFRDAVGSSGVLQGDKKTYQMDPANGEEALREIALDIAEGADSVMVKPGLAYLDIIWRAKQAFDVPIFAYQVSGEYALVEAGVAAGVGEREALVMEKLIAFRRAGCTGILTYHAPQAARWLANA; this is translated from the coding sequence ATGACCGGAGCATTCCCCAACACCCGTTTGCGCCGCACCCGTGCGCATGGCTGGAGCCGCACGATGTTCCGCGAAACGCGGCTGGCCGCGGCGGACCTGATCTGGCCGATATTCGTGACGGAAGGCAGCGGCGTCACCGATCCCGTCGCCAGCCTGCCCGGCGTGTCGCGCCGCAGCGTGGACGGCATCGTGGAGCAGGCGCGCGAGGCGGTGTCGCTCGGCATCCCGTGCATCGCGCTGTTTCCCTACACGCAGGCAGACCGCCGCAGCGATGACGGGGCCGAAGCGCTAAATCCGGACAACCTCATGTGCCGCGCCATCAGGGCGGTGAAGGATGCTGTCGGCAGCGACCTTGGCGTGCTCGCCGATGTCGCGCTCGATCCCTACACAAGCCATGGGCAGGACGGACTTCTGGACGCGTCGGGCTATGTCGCAAATGACGATACGGTTGCCGTTCTGGTGGACCAGGCGATCGTGCAGGCGGAGGCCGGCGCGGATATCGTCGCCCCGTCGGACATGATGGATGGCCGCGTGCGCGCGATCCGCATGGCGCTGGAAATGGGCGGGCATCACAATGTCCAGATCATGGCCTATGCCGCCAAATATGCCTCCGCCTTCTATGGCCCGTTCCGCGATGCGGTCGGAAGTTCCGGCGTACTGCAGGGCGACAAGAAGACCTACCAGATGGACCCGGCCAATGGCGAAGAGGCGTTGCGGGAAATCGCGCTCGACATCGCGGAAGGTGCGGACAGCGTGATGGTGAAGCCGGGCCTCGCCTATCTCGACATCATCTGGCGCGCGAAACAGGCCTTCGACGTGCCGATCTTCGCTTACCAGGTCAGCGGGGAATACGCCCTGGTAGAGGCCGGCGTGGCCGCAGGCGTGGGCGAGCGCGAGGCGCTGGTAATGGAAAAGCTCATCGCTTTTCGCCGCGCGGGCTGCACCGGCATCCTGACCTATCACGCCCCGCAGGCCGCGCGCTGGCTCGCCAATGCGTGA